In Deltaproteobacteria bacterium, a single genomic region encodes these proteins:
- a CDS encoding type 1 glutamine amidotransferase: MPKTALLLKQTPDEPPGLFEEILQEQRWKLEIRPLFSESLLTLSLNEFGMIMILGGPMDLPVSNGFFLFKREIPFIRQALKIGSPVLGINLGAGLMARALGARVYPGPHKEIGWSWVNQTPLAKTDPLFSKLEPYLLVFEWHGETFDLPTGAVCLAGNRAFPNQAFRFGPLSYGLQFHLEVTEPMIKTWLSLWAKAIALAEPQPLTPEDILVDARIYLDRLHAQARIFFLGYLKLIEKLSGKYKNEIKKLGGCYAKEN, encoded by the coding sequence ATGCCAAAAACCGCTCTACTATTGAAGCAGACCCCGGACGAACCTCCGGGGCTATTTGAGGAGATCCTTCAGGAACAGAGGTGGAAATTAGAAATCCGGCCTCTGTTTTCGGAATCTCTGTTGACCTTGTCCCTGAATGAATTCGGGATGATCATGATCCTGGGCGGCCCAATGGATCTTCCTGTCAGCAATGGATTTTTTTTATTCAAAAGAGAAATTCCTTTTATTCGCCAGGCCCTTAAAATCGGTTCCCCGGTCCTGGGGATAAATCTCGGGGCCGGGCTCATGGCCCGGGCTTTAGGGGCCAGGGTTTATCCCGGCCCCCATAAAGAGATCGGTTGGAGTTGGGTCAATCAAACGCCTCTGGCCAAAACAGATCCTTTGTTTTCAAAGCTTGAGCCCTACTTATTGGTCTTTGAGTGGCACGGAGAAACCTTTGATCTCCCAACGGGGGCCGTTTGCCTGGCCGGGAACCGGGCTTTCCCGAACCAGGCTTTTCGTTTCGGCCCCCTGTCTTATGGACTCCAGTTCCATTTGGAAGTAACCGAACCGATGATAAAAACCTGGCTTTCTCTATGGGCGAAGGCGATCGCATTGGCCGAACCCCAACCCCTGACCCCTGAAGACATTTTAGTGGATGCCCGCATTTACCTGGATAGACTCCATGCCCAGGCCAGGATTTTCTTTTTGGGATATTTGAAATTAATAGAAAAACTTTCCGGAAAATATAAAAATGAGATTAAAAAATTGGGAGGCTGTTATGCTAAAGAAAATTAG
- a CDS encoding P-II family nitrogen regulator, translating into MLKKIRAMIHLFELDNVKEAFNDLGIKEMTVSKVQELAVQKGQPMFFRGKKQTSDFQPEIRFEVVVEQEMAEKVIAIIQMADSRRKVGDGKIFIQPIETSVRIEPALAGATLV; encoded by the coding sequence ATGCTAAAGAAAATTAGAGCGATGATCCATCTATTTGAACTGGATAACGTTAAAGAGGCTTTTAATGATTTAGGGATTAAAGAGATGACCGTCTCAAAGGTCCAGGAATTGGCGGTGCAAAAAGGTCAGCCCATGTTTTTCCGAGGCAAGAAACAGACTTCCGATTTCCAGCCCGAGATCAGGTTCGAGGTGGTGGTAGAGCAGGAAATGGCCGAAAAGGTCATCGCTATCATTCAAATGGCTGATAGCCGCAGGAAGGTGGGAGATGGTAAAATCTTTATTCAACCGATTGAAACCAGTGTCCGGATAGAGCCGGCACTTGCCGGGGCGACGTTGGTTTAG
- a CDS encoding sigma 54-interacting transcriptional regulator — MSGRKESREIKELTLLFEISTKLSEALDLKTVLQPILQMTTEYMGLLRSSLTILNRNKGEIGIEEAYGLRPEEQAKGRYRRGEGITGKVFETGQPAIIPRISEEPLFLDRTGSRKKLNKSDFAFICVPIKIGSQVIGTLSADRLAGEMVSLEEDVRLLTIIASSISQAVRLRQRAQEELEKVREENQRLQDELKNRYKPKTIVGNSKAMQNVYSLIEQVCRTNATVLILGESGVGKERVAHAIHYNSNRADKSFVKVNCAVLPESLAESELFGHEKGAFTGATGARQGRFELAHQGTIFLDEIGDLPPLVQTKLLRVLQEKEFERVGGNTTIKVDVRIITATNRNLEELIREGKFREDLYYRLNTFPIMVPPLRQRKTDIMLLADHFIEKYSKEHGKKISRISTTATDMLMHYHWPGNVRELENCLERAIILCADGVIHGYHLPPNLQRSEPSGGQGKSGPFKAMMTGMAKEIIEEELKRSRGNLAKAARALGITERMIGLRVTKYGIDPAKFK, encoded by the coding sequence ATGTCCGGCCGTAAGGAATCCAGGGAAATAAAAGAGCTGACTTTGCTTTTTGAAATCAGCACCAAGTTGAGCGAGGCCCTGGACCTCAAAACCGTATTGCAGCCTATTCTCCAGATGACCACCGAGTATATGGGGCTGCTCCGGAGTTCGCTCACTATTCTCAACCGCAACAAAGGGGAGATCGGTATTGAAGAGGCCTACGGCCTTCGGCCCGAGGAACAGGCCAAGGGCCGGTACCGTCGGGGGGAAGGGATCACCGGCAAGGTCTTTGAAACCGGTCAACCGGCCATTATCCCCCGGATTTCCGAAGAGCCGCTATTTCTCGACCGGACCGGTTCGAGAAAAAAGCTCAACAAAAGTGATTTCGCCTTCATCTGTGTTCCCATAAAAATCGGCAGTCAAGTGATCGGGACCCTTTCGGCGGACCGTTTGGCCGGTGAGATGGTGTCCCTTGAAGAGGATGTGCGCCTTCTGACCATCATCGCTTCCAGTATTTCTCAGGCCGTAAGGCTGCGCCAACGGGCTCAGGAGGAGCTTGAAAAGGTCAGGGAGGAAAATCAGCGCCTTCAGGATGAGTTAAAAAACAGATATAAGCCGAAGACCATCGTGGGTAATTCCAAGGCCATGCAGAACGTCTATTCCCTCATCGAACAGGTCTGCCGGACCAATGCCACGGTGTTGATCCTCGGTGAAAGCGGGGTAGGCAAAGAACGGGTGGCCCATGCCATTCATTACAACTCCAACCGGGCCGATAAGTCCTTTGTGAAAGTCAATTGCGCGGTCCTGCCTGAATCCCTGGCGGAAAGCGAATTGTTCGGCCATGAGAAAGGGGCCTTCACCGGCGCCACCGGTGCGCGCCAGGGCCGTTTCGAGCTGGCCCATCAGGGAACGATCTTTCTCGACGAGATCGGCGATCTGCCGCCTCTGGTGCAGACCAAGCTTTTGCGGGTCCTTCAGGAAAAGGAATTTGAACGGGTCGGGGGAAACACCACCATTAAGGTCGATGTTCGCATCATTACGGCTACCAACCGGAATCTTGAAGAACTCATCCGGGAGGGAAAATTCCGTGAGGACCTTTATTACCGGTTGAATACCTTTCCCATCATGGTCCCCCCTTTGCGGCAGCGGAAGACCGATATTATGCTCTTAGCCGATCATTTCATCGAAAAATACAGTAAAGAACATGGCAAGAAAATATCCAGGATATCGACGACCGCCACTGACATGCTGATGCATTATCATTGGCCGGGAAATGTGCGGGAACTGGAAAACTGTCTGGAACGGGCCATCATTCTCTGCGCCGATGGCGTAATCCACGGCTATCATCTCCCGCCGAACCTGCAAAGAAGCGAACCGTCCGGCGGACAGGGGAAGAGCGGCCCTTTTAAAGCCATGATGACCGGCATGGCCAAAGAGATCATCGAAGAGGAATTGAAACGCTCCAGGGGCAACCTGGCCAAAGCGGCCCGAGCCTTGGGGATTACGGAGCGGATGATCGGGCTTAGGGTGACCAAATACGGAATTGATCCCGCCAAATTCAAGTAG
- a CDS encoding YnfA family protein yields MEMVKSLSYFLLAGVCEIGGGYLIWQWLRERKGFLYALMGAIILVLYGIVPTLQPAHFGRVYAAYGGFFIVLALLWGWQIDKIPPDRFDLIGGGISLAGVLVIMYWPRG; encoded by the coding sequence ATAGAAATGGTCAAGTCCCTCTCCTATTTCTTGTTGGCCGGGGTTTGTGAGATTGGAGGCGGCTATCTAATCTGGCAGTGGCTCCGGGAGAGGAAAGGCTTCCTTTATGCCTTGATGGGGGCCATTATCCTGGTCCTTTATGGAATCGTCCCCACTCTTCAGCCGGCCCATTTCGGACGGGTTTATGCCGCTTACGGGGGCTTCTTTATCGTCCTGGCCCTGCTCTGGGGTTGGCAAATTGATAAAATTCCTCCGGATCGCTTTGACCTGATAGGCGGGGGAATTTCCCTGGCCGGTGTTTTGGTTATCATGTACTGGCCGCGTGGCTGA
- the nifH gene encoding nitrogenase iron protein — translation MRKIAIYGKGGIGKSTTTQNTVAALAEMGKKIMVVGCDPKADSTRLLLGGLSQKTVLDTLRAEGEDLDLEDVLKVGYKGTRCVESGGPEPGVGCAGRGIITSINLLEQLGAYSESIGLDYAFYDVLGDVVCGGFAMPIRDGKAKEIYIVVSGEMMAMYAANNICRGIVKFAESGGVRLGGLICNSRKVDNESELIEMLAERLGTQMIHFIPRDNVVQRAEINRKTVIDFDSSTAQADEYRKLARAIDGNQLFVIPKPMTTDELESILIKYGVDQ, via the coding sequence ATGAGAAAAATAGCCATTTATGGGAAAGGCGGCATCGGGAAATCGACCACCACCCAGAATACGGTCGCGGCCCTGGCGGAGATGGGCAAGAAGATCATGGTGGTGGGATGCGACCCCAAGGCGGATTCAACCCGTTTGTTATTAGGTGGGCTGTCGCAAAAGACGGTCCTGGATACACTCAGGGCCGAAGGGGAAGACCTGGACCTTGAGGATGTCTTGAAGGTCGGTTATAAAGGGACCCGCTGCGTGGAATCAGGCGGACCGGAACCGGGTGTGGGCTGTGCCGGAAGAGGGATTATCACCTCCATCAACCTGCTGGAACAGCTCGGGGCCTACTCCGAATCCATCGGGCTGGATTATGCCTTTTATGATGTGCTGGGCGACGTGGTCTGCGGCGGTTTCGCCATGCCCATCCGCGACGGTAAGGCCAAGGAGATCTATATCGTCGTCTCCGGGGAGATGATGGCCATGTATGCGGCCAATAACATCTGTAGGGGGATCGTCAAATTTGCCGAATCAGGCGGTGTGCGTCTCGGCGGACTGATCTGCAACAGCCGCAAGGTGGATAACGAAAGCGAGTTGATTGAAATGTTGGCCGAACGATTGGGTACCCAGATGATCCATTTTATCCCCAGGGACAATGTGGTGCAGCGGGCGGAAATCAACCGGAAGACGGTCATCGATTTTGATTCCTCAACAGCCCAGGCCGATGAATACCGCAAGCTGGCCAGGGCGATCGATGGAAACCAGTTGTTCGTAATTCCCAAGCCGATGACCACCGATGAACTCGAGTCGATTCTCATCAAGTATGGGGTCGACCAGTAA
- a CDS encoding P-II family nitrogen regulator — protein sequence MLMIRAIVRPERVDTVLEKLMAEGFPAVTRMSVSGRGKQRGIKIGDITYDEIPKELLIVVVPEVDKDLVIKTILGAARTGDKGAFGDGKLFVSPVDEVYTVSSGIKETATGTEEVVL from the coding sequence ATGTTAATGATAAGAGCGATTGTCAGGCCGGAGCGCGTCGATACGGTTCTGGAAAAATTGATGGCCGAGGGGTTTCCGGCTGTAACCCGGATGAGCGTTTCAGGCCGTGGCAAACAGAGGGGGATCAAGATCGGGGATATCACCTACGATGAAATACCCAAGGAATTATTGATAGTAGTCGTCCCCGAGGTGGATAAGGATCTGGTGATCAAAACCATTCTGGGAGCCGCCCGGACCGGCGATAAGGGTGCTTTTGGGGACGGGAAGCTTTTTGTTTCTCCCGTGGACGAGGTCTACACCGTCAGCTCCGGAATCAAGGAGACGGCGACCGGGACAGAGGAGGTGGTCCTATGA
- a CDS encoding P-II family nitrogen regulator, producing MKEVMAIIRMNKINQTKKSLVEAGISSMHARECLGRGKGLVDLDLLKGAEQGYEEAIAQLGNSQRLIPKRMISIIVPDKLINKTVSTIIAVNRTNKPGDGKIFVLPVFDVIRIRTGETGDETLDEG from the coding sequence ATGAAAGAGGTCATGGCCATAATCCGGATGAATAAGATCAACCAGACCAAAAAGTCCCTGGTTGAAGCCGGCATATCCTCCATGCATGCCCGGGAATGCCTGGGCCGCGGCAAGGGCCTCGTTGATCTCGACCTGTTGAAAGGGGCGGAGCAAGGCTATGAAGAGGCCATCGCCCAACTCGGAAACAGCCAGAGGCTGATTCCAAAAAGGATGATATCGATTATCGTTCCCGATAAGCTTATCAATAAGACAGTCTCGACGATTATTGCGGTAAATCGCACCAACAAGCCGGGAGACGGCAAGATCTTTGTCCTGCCTGTTTTTGATGTCATTCGCATTCGGACCGGTGAAACCGGCGATGAAACCCTGGATGAAGGATAA
- the nifD gene encoding nitrogenase molybdenum-iron protein alpha chain, with amino-acid sequence MAAPGNNAAELHIDPSEVKKEILNRYPAKVARRRARQIVVNKVDEGEQVPEIHANTRTIPGILTMRGCAYAGCKGVVLGPTRDILQITHGPIGCGFYSWLTRRNQTRPKSLDDPNYMPYALSTDMQEEEIIFGGEKKLKKAIQEAIELFHPKAIGIFSTCPVGLIGDDVHAVAREMEEKYPEVNIFGFSCEGYKGVSQSAGHHIANNKVFTDVVGQLEAPKEGSFRLNLLGEYNIGGDAFEIERITEACGLTVHSTFSGNSEYDEFASAHTADLNVVMCHRSINYMAEMMEKRYGIPWFKINFVGARATAKSLRKIAAYFGDATLTEKVEKVIAEEMAPVEKVRQEVEARCRGKLAMLFVGGSRAHHYQELFEEIGMKTISAGYEFAHRDDYEGRKVIPTITVDADTRNIEELTVGPDGTRFRPRKGAAEIERLRQEGFRFNDYEGLMPQMADNSLVIDDLNHYETEVLIEKYKPDIFCAGIKEKYVIQKGGIPLKQLHSYDYSGPYAGFRGAINFYREIDRLVNSKVFRFVKAPWQENPELAGSYGWNG; translated from the coding sequence ATGGCTGCACCAGGAAATAATGCTGCGGAGCTTCACATAGACCCAAGCGAAGTAAAAAAAGAAATACTTAATAGATATCCGGCCAAGGTGGCCCGTCGTCGGGCCAGGCAAATCGTGGTCAACAAAGTCGATGAGGGCGAACAGGTACCGGAGATCCATGCCAATACCCGGACGATTCCCGGTATCCTGACCATGCGGGGCTGCGCCTATGCCGGCTGCAAGGGGGTGGTACTCGGTCCGACCCGTGACATCCTTCAGATTACCCACGGCCCGATCGGCTGCGGGTTTTATAGCTGGCTAACCCGGCGTAATCAGACCAGGCCGAAAAGCCTCGATGATCCGAATTACATGCCCTATGCCCTGTCCACCGACATGCAGGAGGAGGAAATTATCTTCGGCGGCGAAAAAAAGTTGAAGAAGGCCATTCAGGAAGCCATCGAACTTTTTCATCCCAAGGCCATCGGGATCTTCTCCACCTGTCCGGTGGGACTCATCGGAGACGATGTTCATGCCGTGGCCCGGGAGATGGAGGAGAAGTATCCCGAGGTCAATATTTTTGGCTTCAGTTGTGAGGGTTATAAGGGGGTGAGCCAGTCGGCCGGCCATCATATTGCCAACAACAAGGTCTTTACCGATGTGGTGGGCCAGCTTGAAGCCCCCAAGGAAGGATCTTTCCGGCTCAATCTCCTGGGTGAGTACAACATCGGCGGGGATGCCTTCGAAATCGAGCGTATTACCGAGGCCTGCGGATTAACCGTCCATTCCACCTTCAGCGGCAATTCGGAGTACGACGAATTCGCCAGCGCCCATACGGCCGATCTGAACGTGGTCATGTGTCACCGTTCCATCAACTATATGGCCGAGATGATGGAGAAGCGTTACGGCATCCCCTGGTTCAAGATCAATTTTGTGGGGGCCAGGGCCACGGCCAAGTCCCTGCGCAAGATCGCCGCTTATTTCGGCGATGCGACCCTGACCGAGAAGGTTGAAAAGGTCATCGCCGAAGAGATGGCCCCGGTGGAGAAGGTCCGCCAGGAAGTCGAGGCGAGATGCCGGGGGAAACTGGCCATGCTCTTCGTGGGGGGCTCCCGGGCCCACCATTATCAGGAGCTTTTCGAGGAGATCGGCATGAAAACCATCTCGGCCGGATACGAGTTTGCCCACCGTGACGACTATGAAGGGCGAAAGGTCATCCCTACCATCACCGTTGATGCCGATACCCGTAATATAGAGGAATTGACCGTCGGGCCGGACGGGACGCGCTTCCGGCCGCGAAAAGGGGCGGCCGAGATCGAAAGGCTCCGTCAGGAGGGGTTCCGGTTTAACGATTATGAAGGTCTGATGCCGCAAATGGCCGACAACAGTTTGGTGATCGACGACCTGAACCATTATGAAACCGAGGTCCTGATTGAGAAATACAAGCCGGATATCTTCTGCGCCGGCATCAAGGAAAAGTATGTCATCCAGAAGGGCGGCATACCGCTCAAGCAGCTTCACAGTTATGATTACAGCGGGCCTTATGCCGGTTTCAGGGGGGCCATTAATTTCTACCGGGAGATCGACCGGCTGGTCAATTCCAAAGTCTTTCGTTTTGTGAAGGCCCCCTGGCAGGAAAATCCCGAGCTGGCCGGCAGCTATGGATGGAATGGATAA
- a CDS encoding nitrogenase molybdenum-iron protein subunit beta codes for MLLRHTPETITDRSALTINPAKTCQPVGAMYAALGIHNCLPHSHGSQGCCAYHRSALTRHYKDPIMATTSSFTEGASVFGGQANLVESINNIFTIYSPDIIAVNTTCLSEVIGDDLPQIINKARADGKIPPGKTVIHANTPSFKGSHVTGFANMTSAMVQYLSERSGKKIPQINIIPGYVEPSDMAEMKRISLEMGIKSVLFPDTSGVVNSPLDGKFHMYPKGGATMEAIKSAGDSTFTLALGRTASLPAAKLLDTKCKVPFECLDLPIGLSATDTFVDCLRKTAGVSVPESLMVERGQVVDVLTDMHQYFFGKKVALIGDPDHLVSLAQFLTDMDMEVLYVVTGTPAGPKFVRRIRELTGEKTIVKEGLGVDMFQFHQLIKNAKPDLLFGNTYVKHIARDEDIPLIRMGFPIYDRVGHQYFPITGYRGALRLLEKILEAILDRQDRDAPEESFELVM; via the coding sequence ATGTTGTTAAGACATACACCCGAAACAATAACGGATCGATCGGCGCTGACCATCAATCCGGCCAAAACCTGCCAGCCCGTGGGGGCCATGTATGCGGCCCTGGGGATTCATAATTGTCTTCCCCACAGTCACGGTTCTCAGGGGTGCTGTGCCTACCATCGCAGCGCCCTGACCAGGCACTATAAGGACCCTATCATGGCCACGACCAGTTCCTTCACCGAAGGGGCCTCGGTCTTCGGCGGCCAGGCCAATCTGGTGGAGTCCATCAACAATATCTTCACCATCTACAGCCCGGACATCATCGCCGTCAATACCACCTGCCTTTCGGAGGTCATCGGCGACGATTTGCCTCAGATCATCAACAAGGCCCGGGCCGATGGAAAGATCCCTCCGGGGAAAACGGTCATTCATGCCAATACCCCCAGTTTCAAGGGCTCCCATGTCACCGGTTTTGCCAACATGACTTCGGCCATGGTCCAGTATTTGTCGGAACGGTCGGGAAAGAAGATCCCCCAGATCAATATCATTCCAGGTTATGTGGAACCTTCCGATATGGCCGAGATGAAACGGATCAGCCTGGAAATGGGTATCAAATCGGTCCTGTTTCCCGACACCTCCGGGGTGGTGAACAGTCCCCTGGATGGCAAATTCCACATGTATCCCAAGGGCGGCGCCACGATGGAAGCCATCAAAAGCGCCGGAGACAGCACCTTTACGCTCGCCCTGGGAAGAACGGCCTCGCTTCCGGCGGCCAAACTTCTTGATACCAAATGCAAGGTCCCTTTTGAATGCCTGGATCTTCCCATCGGACTCAGTGCCACGGATACCTTCGTTGACTGTTTAAGAAAAACAGCCGGCGTCAGCGTACCGGAAAGCCTCATGGTAGAACGGGGCCAGGTGGTGGATGTGCTCACCGACATGCATCAATATTTTTTCGGAAAAAAAGTGGCTTTAATCGGTGATCCCGACCACCTGGTTTCTCTGGCCCAGTTCCTCACCGATATGGATATGGAGGTTCTCTATGTGGTTACGGGAACACCGGCCGGGCCGAAATTTGTCCGGCGTATCCGGGAGTTGACCGGAGAAAAAACGATTGTCAAAGAAGGCTTAGGGGTGGATATGTTCCAATTCCACCAACTGATTAAAAACGCCAAGCCGGATCTCCTTTTCGGCAATACCTATGTAAAACACATAGCCCGCGACGAAGACATCCCCCTGATCCGTATGGGCTTCCCCATCTATGACCGGGTGGGCCACCAGTATTTCCCGATCACCGGATACCGCGGGGCCTTGCGTCTTCTTGAAAAGATACTGGAGGCCATTCTGGACCGGCAGGATCGGGATGCGCCGGAGGAGAGTTTTGAATTGGTGATGTAG
- the nifE gene encoding nitrogenase iron-molybdenum cofactor biosynthesis protein NifE, whose amino-acid sequence MIEILKDRKKQVFQKGAETGDRGIVCEKASLAGSVSQRACVFCGSRVVLYPIADALHLVHGPVGCAAYTWDIRGSLSSGPELHRLSFSTDLREKEVIFGGEKKLYAALTELIKAYAPKAAFVYATCIIGLIGDDVQAVCKKVQAEQGIPVIPVHSEGFRGTKKDGYKAACEALFRLVVEGGGQPGFPLSINILGDFNLAGETWMIKEYYRQMGIKVVSCITGDGRVDEIRESSRAGLNVVQCSGSMTQLAKMMEETYGLPFKRVSYFGIEDTAEALYSVARHFDDLQVMRKTEELVRSEVNRIYPEVQHYRKALEGKKAAIYVGGSFKAFSLVKALRHLGIQTAIVGSQTGNPEDYEYLKEICDAGTIIVDDTNPLELSRFMMEKDVDLLIGGVKERPIAYKMGAAFCDHNHERKTALAGFEGMLNFCREVYASIMSPVWQFSPARQRRATMEQTFSEEITKAMFST is encoded by the coding sequence ATGATCGAGATCCTAAAGGATAGAAAAAAACAGGTTTTTCAAAAAGGGGCTGAAACGGGGGACCGGGGAATCGTCTGTGAAAAGGCCAGCCTGGCCGGTTCGGTGAGCCAGCGGGCCTGCGTCTTTTGCGGCTCCCGGGTGGTCCTTTATCCCATCGCCGACGCCCTGCATCTGGTCCATGGCCCGGTGGGTTGTGCGGCCTATACCTGGGACATCCGCGGCTCCCTGTCTTCCGGACCGGAACTCCACCGTTTGAGTTTTTCTACGGACCTTCGGGAAAAGGAAGTCATTTTCGGCGGGGAGAAGAAGCTTTATGCCGCCCTTACGGAGCTGATCAAGGCCTATGCACCCAAGGCGGCCTTCGTCTATGCCACCTGTATCATCGGCCTGATCGGTGATGATGTGCAGGCGGTCTGCAAAAAGGTGCAGGCCGAGCAGGGCATTCCGGTCATCCCGGTGCACTCGGAAGGTTTCAGGGGAACCAAAAAAGACGGTTACAAGGCCGCCTGCGAAGCCCTTTTCCGGCTGGTTGTCGAAGGTGGCGGGCAGCCCGGTTTTCCCCTGAGCATCAATATTCTCGGGGATTTCAATCTGGCCGGAGAGACCTGGATGATTAAGGAATATTACCGGCAGATGGGGATAAAGGTTGTTTCCTGTATCACCGGGGACGGCCGGGTGGATGAAATACGGGAGTCCTCGCGGGCCGGTCTCAATGTGGTCCAATGTTCCGGCTCCATGACCCAACTCGCCAAGATGATGGAAGAGACCTACGGCCTCCCTTTCAAGCGGGTTTCCTATTTCGGAATCGAGGATACGGCCGAGGCCCTCTACAGCGTGGCCCGTCATTTTGACGATCTTCAGGTGATGAGAAAGACGGAAGAGCTGGTCCGGAGCGAAGTGAACCGCATCTATCCCGAGGTGCAGCATTACCGAAAGGCTCTGGAAGGGAAAAAGGCTGCCATCTATGTGGGGGGTTCTTTCAAGGCCTTCTCTCTGGTCAAGGCCTTGCGCCACCTGGGCATCCAAACCGCCATCGTCGGCTCCCAGACCGGTAACCCGGAGGATTATGAGTATCTGAAGGAAATATGTGACGCAGGCACCATCATCGTGGATGATACCAACCCATTAGAACTTTCGCGGTTCATGATGGAGAAGGATGTGGATCTCCTGATCGGCGGTGTTAAGGAGAGGCCTATTGCCTATAAGATGGGCGCAGCCTTCTGCGACCATAACCATGAACGGAAGACCGCCCTGGCCGGCTTTGAAGGCATGCTCAATTTCTGCCGGGAAGTCTATGCCTCAATAATGAGCCCGGTCTGGCAATTTTCTCCGGCCCGGCAGCGGAGGGCAACTATGGAACAAACCTTCAGTGAAGAAATAACGAAAGCTATGTTTAGCACCTAA
- a CDS encoding nitrogenase, with protein MIKTETKEEFNLEITSRNFTSTRNACKLCAPLGASIAFRGIEGCIPLIHGSQGCSTYIRRYVISHFKEPIDIASSNFSEQSAIFGGGDNLKTAIDNLRRQYQPAAIGISTTCLSETIGDDVELYIDQYRKSNKDESLPVIIHASTPSYRGTHLEGFQEALRATVETLARGGPHTDRLNLIPGFLSAEDLRHLKEILSDFGIGHTLLPDYSETLDGESWEEYQKLSAGGTTIEAIRAMGRAQATIQFGKSLKGLNTAATFLEGKFGVQSLTLGIPVGIRETDLFFKALKEWSGLEIPQKYQQERGRLVDAYIDGHKYVYGKRAIIYGEADFVAALASWLDEIGIVPALCATGACTGKFKETVLSGLKNCPEEPLICEDTDFADMLDTCRTMGIDMVMGSSKGYFISRKLGVPLVRVGFPIHDRIGGQRILHVGYRGTQQLFDRVVNALIEAGQERSAVGYSYI; from the coding sequence ATGATAAAAACTGAAACAAAAGAGGAATTCAATCTTGAAATAACCTCGCGGAATTTTACTTCCACCAGGAATGCCTGCAAGCTCTGTGCACCCTTGGGCGCCAGCATCGCTTTCAGGGGCATTGAGGGCTGCATCCCCTTGATCCATGGTTCCCAGGGCTGCTCCACCTATATCCGTCGTTATGTTATCAGTCATTTCAAGGAACCCATTGATATCGCCTCTTCCAATTTCAGCGAGCAAAGCGCCATATTCGGCGGCGGAGACAACCTGAAGACGGCCATAGATAACCTGAGACGCCAATATCAACCGGCGGCGATCGGAATCAGTACCACCTGCCTTTCAGAGACCATCGGTGATGACGTGGAGCTTTATATCGACCAGTACCGCAAAAGCAACAAGGATGAGTCCCTGCCGGTCATCATCCATGCCTCGACACCCAGTTACCGGGGTACGCATCTGGAAGGTTTTCAGGAGGCCTTGAGGGCCACGGTAGAGACCCTGGCCCGGGGAGGGCCTCACACCGACCGGCTGAACCTGATCCCCGGGTTTCTTTCCGCCGAGGATCTACGGCATCTCAAGGAAATTTTATCCGATTTCGGTATAGGCCATACCCTGCTGCCCGATTATTCAGAGACGCTGGACGGAGAATCCTGGGAGGAGTATCAGAAGCTTTCTGCCGGGGGTACCACGATAGAGGCTATCCGGGCCATGGGCCGGGCCCAGGCCACCATTCAGTTCGGAAAAAGCCTCAAAGGGCTTAACACGGCCGCCACCTTTTTGGAAGGAAAATTCGGGGTCCAGTCCTTGACCCTCGGCATCCCGGTCGGTATCCGGGAAACGGACCTGTTTTTTAAAGCGCTTAAGGAATGGTCCGGACTGGAAATTCCACAGAAATATCAGCAAGAACGGGGTCGCTTGGTTGATGCTTATATCGACGGCCACAAGTATGTCTATGGGAAACGGGCCATCATTTACGGAGAAGCGGATTTTGTGGCCGCTCTGGCCTCCTGGCTGGACGAGATCGGCATCGTTCCGGCCTTGTGCGCCACTGGGGCTTGTACCGGGAAATTTAAAGAGACCGTTCTGTCCGGCCTCAAGAACTGCCCGGAAGAACCTTTGATTTGCGAAGATACCGACTTTGCCGACATGCTGGATACCTGCCGGACCATGGGCATTGATATGGTCATGGGGAGCAGCAAGGGCTATTTTATCTCCAGAAAATTAGGGGTCCCCCTGGTGCGGGTGGGTTTTCCCATCCACGACCGGATCGGCGGCCAGCGCATCCTTCATGTAGGCTACCGGGGGACGCAGCAGCTCTTCGACCGGGTGGTCAATGCCCTGATCGAAGCGGGGCAGGAACGATCAGCAGTGGGATACAGCTATATTTAA